The Rhodoligotrophos appendicifer genome includes a region encoding these proteins:
- a CDS encoding ABC transporter substrate-binding protein, with the protein MVVRKSRLRPSRRSFLAGTAIMAAGLTFGSRGAFSEEEKALTLYNWDTYIGPDTLSDFNDASGIEVKMDLFADNDELFAKLKGGNPGYDVIVPTNDYVERMIAANMLMQLDLDKIPNFTNLEKRFQDAEFDPGRKYSLPYMWGTVGIGYSKKDVKSAPVSWKPLFDSDEYAGRISLLGDAQNVIQPALKYLGFSLNTKDPAQIKQAEELIIAQKPRIKVFADDNGQDLLASGEVVMCEEWNGDILQVMGEDDNLDYALPKEGGLLWQDCVAIPSGAPHPQNAHAFLNFINEPKVNAAIAEAIQFATPNAAAKKLMPESYTGNPAIFPSEEALAKCEAGLYLGEDITRLYDEAWTRINAA; encoded by the coding sequence ATGGTCGTTCGGAAATCGCGCTTGCGTCCCTCTCGCCGCTCGTTCCTTGCCGGCACCGCCATTATGGCTGCCGGACTGACTTTCGGCAGCCGCGGTGCTTTTTCCGAGGAAGAGAAGGCACTGACCCTCTATAACTGGGACACCTATATCGGCCCCGACACCCTCTCTGATTTCAACGACGCGAGCGGCATCGAGGTCAAGATGGACCTCTTCGCCGACAATGATGAGCTGTTCGCGAAGCTGAAGGGGGGCAACCCCGGATATGACGTGATCGTGCCGACCAATGACTATGTCGAGCGCATGATCGCTGCCAACATGCTGATGCAGCTCGATCTCGACAAGATCCCTAATTTCACCAATCTCGAGAAGCGCTTCCAGGATGCCGAGTTTGACCCCGGCCGTAAATACTCGCTGCCGTATATGTGGGGGACAGTCGGCATCGGCTACAGCAAGAAGGATGTGAAGTCAGCACCTGTCAGCTGGAAGCCTCTGTTCGATTCGGACGAATATGCCGGGCGCATCTCCCTGCTCGGCGATGCCCAGAATGTGATCCAGCCAGCGCTCAAATATCTTGGCTTTTCCCTCAACACGAAAGACCCGGCCCAGATCAAGCAGGCGGAGGAACTGATCATCGCGCAGAAGCCCAGGATCAAAGTCTTTGCCGACGATAACGGCCAGGATCTGCTGGCCTCCGGGGAAGTCGTCATGTGCGAGGAGTGGAATGGGGACATCCTGCAGGTGATGGGCGAAGACGACAATCTCGATTATGCGCTACCCAAGGAGGGGGGACTGCTCTGGCAGGATTGCGTGGCGATCCCAAGCGGTGCGCCACACCCGCAGAATGCGCATGCCTTCCTCAACTTCATCAACGAGCCCAAGGTCAATGCGGCGATCGCTGAAGCCATTCAGTTTGCAACGCCGAACGCTGCCGCAAAGAAGCTGATGCCGGAGAGCTATACGGGAAATCCGGCGATCTTCCCATCTGAGGAGGCGCTGGCGAAATGCGAGGCGGGGCTCTATCTCGGGGAGGATATCACCAGGCTTTATGATGAGGCGTGGACGCGCATCAACGCCGCCTGA
- a CDS encoding ABC transporter permease codes for MESWRRNPWVFAVLALPGSFWLLVFFLVPLAIVWTLSFGEKTSIVDIAVTWTTQNYARALEPIYLEIIWKSVWISAFATALCLAIAYPIAFLISFLPPRLKTLLMLAVILPFWINMLIRTYALIAVFRRNGYVNFVLEWLWTIGNSVLGAVGLGSYQLLGSSFEPVPMLYNTFALMVGLVYVFLPFMVLPLYATIERLDKSYLEASLDLGASQFRTFFSVTLPLTMPGVVSGIILVFIPCLGSFLIPDLLGGTNAQMIGNVITRQFKEANDWPFGSALSFLLMYVTFLALALRSLFAGRGEREAV; via the coding sequence ATGGAAAGCTGGAGGCGCAATCCCTGGGTCTTCGCCGTGCTGGCGCTACCCGGCAGCTTCTGGCTTCTGGTTTTCTTCCTGGTTCCGCTCGCCATCGTCTGGACCCTTTCCTTCGGCGAGAAGACCTCGATCGTTGATATCGCGGTCACCTGGACCACGCAAAACTATGCCCGGGCGCTCGAGCCCATCTATCTTGAGATCATCTGGAAATCCGTATGGATCAGCGCGTTTGCGACCGCGCTGTGTCTGGCCATCGCCTATCCCATCGCCTTCCTGATCTCGTTCCTGCCGCCGCGGCTCAAGACCCTGCTCATGCTGGCCGTGATCCTGCCGTTCTGGATCAACATGCTGATCCGCACCTATGCGCTCATCGCCGTGTTCCGACGCAACGGATACGTGAATTTTGTGCTGGAATGGCTGTGGACGATCGGCAACTCGGTGCTCGGAGCCGTTGGTCTCGGTTCCTACCAGCTCCTTGGGTCGAGCTTCGAGCCGGTGCCGATGCTCTACAACACCTTCGCGCTCATGGTGGGGCTCGTCTACGTCTTCCTGCCCTTCATGGTGCTCCCGCTCTATGCCACCATCGAACGCCTCGACAAATCCTATCTCGAAGCCAGCCTCGATCTCGGCGCCAGCCAGTTCCGCACCTTTTTCTCCGTGACCTTGCCTTTGACCATGCCCGGTGTGGTCTCCGGCATCATTCTGGTTTTCATTCCCTGCCTGGGAAGCTTTCTCATTCCGGACCTGCTCGGCGGAACCAATGCGCAGATGATCGGCAATGTCATCACGCGGCAGTTCAAGGAAGCCAATGACTGGCCGTTCGGCAGCGCGTTGTCCTTCCTCTTGATGTATGTGACTTTCCTCGCGCTGGCGCTTCGCTCGCTGTTCGCGGGCCGGGGCGAGAGGGAGGCAGTGTAA